The following proteins are co-located in the Spirosoma montaniterrae genome:
- the atpC gene encoding ATP synthase F1 subunit epsilon: MTLDIITPDRKVFSGEVSAVTFPGSQGQFQVLNDHAALVSTLAKGPIVVQSAAGQQTFTVDGGVVEVLQNKVLVLAEAVVA; the protein is encoded by the coding sequence ATGACGTTAGACATTATCACTCCAGACCGAAAGGTTTTCTCAGGCGAAGTCAGCGCGGTTACGTTTCCGGGTAGTCAGGGTCAGTTTCAGGTGCTGAACGATCACGCAGCATTAGTAAGTACGCTTGCCAAAGGTCCGATTGTGGTGCAGAGTGCCGCCGGTCAGCAAACGTTTACCGTAGATGGTGGCGTGGTAGAAGTACTGCAAAACAAAGTGCTGGTACTGGCCGAAGCCGTTGTTGCTTAA
- a CDS encoding alpha-amylase family glycosyl hydrolase has protein sequence MSRLPAYLCITVSALLAFVPAATPIFNDVYLTDTTDQWVFGNQRTELKINKQTGEWQSWTAQGVKENLVTVTAKQPALDFSINGEYMIAKHGATVLRHDYHIDKNRRGASLAVTVGILPDKKTDGQTVYQYELTTIYTLFPLEKRLERSARLLRTRPGDREHVDGFRFQVPGAVVGKPTDCVLTVPGPFFTNTFVRPETPYDSLKAKTIRFHSAPDAGFGLLLLENKTRKTTLASFMSTGGEVAYYTAIDGNGQTITLRHDDKRAYYLAPGQAVESDVQHLVLTPSRAEALLAYQKEVTATMPLDATTPAWVRNQVILEVYPKYFKGGLKDITAKLPFYKSIGFTMIYLMPHWTGGYSPIDLYELDPKFGTKADLKTLIKTAHGLGLKVIFDMVIHGFHQTSLVPQQRPDLFVRNETGKLANHPTWGSITPDWANAGYQQYMVDLVLHDQREYDNDGYRVDAATYKGAGWNPNVPYPAYRDGSAAPELMRAMLTALRKNKPDAVLLSEVFGPVFYNVCNFVHDNQTEAVPLLLRRMQSGTYTADDYKKHLASVFGAMPKGANRVFYARNHDTSWFDKFDGYTPRFMAFEAVHAFFGIPEAFAGDPDHPFNPDDDPQTYAHYRRLFTTRQRWPELTRGAVLLNEVQSTNPQVFSGIRKLNGQASLVLVSFGDKSETTTISIDGQAIKAGVLTDVHSGQSVKLTPDTEGHFSLTLKPFQVLVGRL, from the coding sequence ATGTCTCGCCTACCTGCTTACCTCTGTATAACCGTATCCGCGCTGCTCGCTTTCGTCCCGGCTGCAACGCCAATTTTCAACGACGTCTACCTGACCGATACCACCGATCAGTGGGTGTTTGGAAATCAGCGCACAGAATTGAAAATCAACAAGCAAACCGGCGAGTGGCAGTCATGGACGGCCCAAGGCGTTAAAGAGAATTTGGTAACGGTTACGGCCAAGCAACCCGCGCTCGATTTTAGTATCAATGGCGAGTACATGATTGCTAAGCATGGGGCAACCGTGTTGCGACACGACTACCACATCGACAAAAACCGGCGGGGCGCATCGCTCGCCGTTACAGTCGGTATTTTGCCGGACAAAAAAACGGATGGGCAAACTGTGTATCAGTATGAGTTAACGACTATTTATACGCTGTTTCCTCTCGAAAAACGGCTCGAACGATCTGCCCGCTTACTACGTACCAGGCCCGGAGACCGTGAACATGTCGACGGCTTCCGGTTTCAGGTGCCGGGTGCGGTCGTTGGCAAACCGACCGACTGTGTTCTGACCGTGCCGGGGCCTTTTTTTACGAATACGTTCGTGCGGCCCGAAACGCCCTATGATTCGCTGAAGGCAAAAACGATTCGGTTTCACAGCGCACCCGATGCTGGATTTGGCTTACTGCTGCTCGAAAATAAGACCAGAAAAACAACGCTGGCAAGTTTCATGAGTACGGGCGGGGAAGTGGCTTATTACACGGCTATCGACGGCAACGGCCAAACCATTACCCTCCGGCACGACGACAAACGGGCGTACTACCTCGCGCCCGGTCAGGCCGTTGAGTCAGACGTGCAGCATCTGGTTTTAACTCCGAGCCGGGCCGAAGCCCTGCTGGCGTATCAGAAGGAGGTGACAGCTACGATGCCGCTCGATGCAACAACGCCTGCTTGGGTGCGTAATCAGGTGATTCTGGAAGTTTATCCCAAATACTTTAAAGGTGGCCTGAAAGATATTACGGCCAAACTGCCCTTCTACAAGAGCATCGGATTCACCATGATTTATCTGATGCCGCACTGGACTGGTGGCTACAGCCCCATCGATCTCTATGAACTCGACCCGAAATTTGGTACGAAGGCCGACCTGAAAACACTCATCAAAACGGCGCACGGGTTGGGCCTAAAGGTCATTTTCGATATGGTAATTCATGGCTTCCACCAAACGTCGCTGGTGCCGCAGCAACGGCCCGATCTGTTCGTGCGCAACGAGACAGGCAAATTGGCGAATCACCCGACCTGGGGCAGTATTACGCCCGATTGGGCCAATGCGGGGTATCAGCAGTATATGGTCGATCTGGTGCTGCACGATCAGCGGGAATACGACAACGACGGCTACCGGGTCGATGCGGCTACCTATAAAGGTGCGGGCTGGAATCCGAACGTGCCCTATCCGGCCTACCGCGATGGTTCGGCGGCTCCCGAACTAATGCGGGCTATGCTGACTGCCCTGCGCAAAAACAAACCCGATGCCGTGCTGTTGAGCGAGGTGTTTGGGCCAGTATTTTATAATGTCTGTAATTTCGTTCACGATAATCAAACTGAGGCTGTTCCATTGCTACTGCGCCGGATGCAGTCCGGAACGTATACCGCCGACGATTACAAAAAACACCTTGCTTCCGTTTTCGGAGCCATGCCTAAGGGAGCAAACCGCGTGTTCTATGCCCGTAATCACGACACCAGTTGGTTTGACAAATTCGACGGCTACACCCCCCGATTTATGGCATTCGAGGCCGTTCATGCCTTCTTCGGTATTCCCGAAGCCTTCGCCGGCGACCCCGACCACCCGTTCAACCCCGATGATGATCCGCAAACCTATGCACACTACAGGCGTCTGTTCACAACGCGTCAACGGTGGCCCGAACTCACGCGGGGGGCGGTGTTGCTGAACGAAGTCCAAAGCACGAATCCACAGGTGTTTAGTGGCATCCGAAAGCTAAATGGACAAGCGTCGCTGGTGCTGGTTTCGTTTGGCGACAAGTCTGAAACGACCACGATTTCGATAGATGGACAGGCGATTAAAGCGGGTGTTTTGACGGACGTACATTCGGGGCAGAGCGTTAAACTTACTCCCGATACGGAGGGCCATTTTTCTCTGACTCTGAAACCGTTTCAGGTTTTAGTCGGACGGTTGTAG
- the udk gene encoding uridine kinase, with protein MTTKPFIVGITGGSASGKTSFLKGVLSAFTDEQICLISQDNYYRKRNEIPVDDQGIHNFDLPETIDHHLYAQHIEQLRDGRAVHQMEYTFNNPNVVPRLLTFQPAPIIIVEGIFVFHFRELADQMDLKIFIDAKNSIKLERRVKRDAEERGYDLDDVMYRWKYHVKPTYKQFIKPYRAEADIVIPNNVQYQKGLDVVIAFLKTKVSE; from the coding sequence ATGACCACTAAACCATTTATCGTCGGCATCACCGGCGGGAGTGCTTCGGGCAAAACATCGTTTCTAAAAGGGGTTCTGAGTGCGTTCACGGACGAGCAAATCTGCCTCATATCGCAGGACAACTACTATAGAAAACGCAATGAGATTCCGGTCGATGATCAGGGTATTCACAACTTCGACCTGCCCGAAACCATCGACCATCACCTATACGCACAGCATATCGAACAGCTCAGGGATGGTCGTGCTGTGCATCAGATGGAGTATACCTTCAACAACCCGAACGTGGTGCCGCGTTTGCTGACGTTTCAGCCCGCACCTATCATCATTGTGGAAGGTATTTTCGTGTTTCATTTCCGCGAACTGGCCGATCAGATGGATTTAAAAATTTTCATCGACGCCAAGAACAGTATCAAACTCGAACGGCGCGTAAAACGCGATGCTGAAGAACGCGGCTACGACCTCGACGATGTAATGTACCGGTGGAAATATCACGTCAAACCCACTTACAAGCAGTTTATTAAACCCTACCGCGCCGAGGCCGATATTGTGATTCCGAATAACGTGCAGTATCAAAAAGGGTTAGATGTGGTCATCGCATTTCTGAAAACGAAAGTGAGCGAGTGA
- the nadA gene encoding quinolinate synthase NadA, with protein sequence MEALLEEVQRVGYVNKPVAEDIDLVAEIKRLKKEKNAVILAHYYVDGAIQDLADYIGDSLGLSQQAAATPADMIVFCGVHFMGETAKILSPEKKVVIPDLNAGCSLADSAPADKFAAFKAQYPDHMVLSYINCSAEIKALSDIIVTSSNALKIVQSLPADQKIIFAPDANLGRYVAKKTGRDMVLWDGACIVHIDISLEKLQKLRAEHPDAKFIAHPECQEHILMHADYIGSTTALLKYVVDSPEQTFIVGTEAGILHKMRQSAPHKKIIPAPASQNNTCACSECPYMKMNTLEKLYNCMLYEQPEIIVPEDVRVKAEASVLRMLELSKNL encoded by the coding sequence ATGGAAGCACTGCTCGAAGAAGTACAGCGCGTGGGTTACGTAAATAAGCCCGTTGCCGAAGACATAGATTTAGTGGCCGAAATCAAGCGGCTCAAAAAAGAGAAGAATGCCGTTATTCTGGCTCACTACTATGTCGATGGAGCTATTCAGGATTTGGCCGATTACATTGGCGATAGCCTGGGTTTGAGTCAGCAGGCAGCCGCCACACCCGCCGATATGATTGTATTCTGCGGAGTGCATTTTATGGGCGAAACAGCTAAAATTCTCTCGCCCGAAAAGAAAGTCGTGATTCCCGACCTCAACGCGGGCTGCTCACTGGCCGATTCGGCCCCTGCCGATAAGTTTGCGGCTTTTAAGGCACAGTACCCCGATCACATGGTGCTGTCGTATATCAACTGCTCGGCAGAAATCAAGGCACTGTCCGACATCATTGTGACGTCCTCGAACGCGCTGAAAATTGTGCAGAGCCTACCCGCCGATCAGAAAATCATCTTCGCGCCCGACGCCAACTTGGGTCGTTACGTAGCGAAGAAAACGGGCCGCGACATGGTGCTGTGGGACGGTGCCTGCATCGTTCACATCGACATTTCGCTTGAGAAGCTGCAAAAACTCCGCGCCGAACATCCCGACGCCAAATTCATTGCCCACCCCGAATGCCAGGAACATATTCTGATGCATGCCGACTATATCGGCTCCACCACGGCATTGCTGAAATACGTAGTCGATAGCCCGGAACAGACGTTCATCGTGGGCACGGAAGCGGGCATTTTGCACAAGATGCGGCAGTCGGCTCCGCACAAGAAAATCATTCCGGCCCCGGCCAGTCAAAATAACACCTGTGCCTGCTCGGAGTGCCCGTACATGAAGATGAATACGCTCGAAAAGCTCTATAACTGCATGTTGTACGAGCAACCCGAAATCATCGTACCCGAAGACGTGCGCGTAAAGGCCGAAGCGTCGGTGTTGCGGATGCTGGAATTGAGTAAGAACCTATAA
- a CDS encoding AAA family ATPase — MKDYKETFALESICLQNVKCFKGKHQIDFVDQEGKPALWTVILGNNNTGKTTLLRLLAKKNILLISDKPRDDSTLWEDHAEIEELMKVAGDNHNISCFALNGFKGEVGSIESFVPIGLITFYMSSSNFIDKYTSPRSDEDNNVNSNQITKRYIDAYGVSRLTSETTLSDYSKYDDTTKTLFFNNQELTNVEEWLLQLDYAKKSEVIGADKRLEQLVNTLTSKILPDIESVKFETSKDFKSFALFKTPYGWIPLEGLSHGYRTTMTWVVDLAKRMFDRYPELDNPLHGPAIVLVDEIDLHLHPEWQRKIIKYLSDLFPNTQFIVTAHSPLIVQSAENVNLIMLEKDDETGSINVRQQFGSFQGWTVEEILRELMDMGEKTRSDRFLKLLEQFEQGLNEENYEKAKAAYDELDSILHPASSQRKLLSIQLSSLVPA, encoded by the coding sequence ATGAAAGATTATAAAGAGACTTTTGCCTTAGAAAGTATTTGTTTACAGAATGTAAAATGCTTTAAGGGGAAGCATCAAATTGACTTTGTTGATCAGGAAGGTAAACCTGCCTTGTGGACGGTCATTTTAGGTAACAACAATACCGGAAAGACTACTTTATTAAGGTTATTGGCGAAAAAGAATATTCTGTTGATCTCTGATAAACCAAGGGATGATTCAACTTTATGGGAAGATCATGCTGAGATAGAAGAGCTCATGAAAGTTGCGGGTGATAACCACAATATATCATGTTTTGCATTGAATGGCTTTAAAGGAGAGGTGGGTAGCATAGAATCTTTCGTGCCAATTGGACTTATTACATTCTATATGTCCAGCTCTAATTTTATTGATAAATACACAAGCCCAAGAAGCGATGAAGATAACAATGTTAATTCCAATCAAATAACTAAAAGATATATAGATGCTTACGGAGTTAGTCGATTAACTTCTGAAACTACATTGTCAGATTATTCTAAATATGACGACACGACTAAAACACTTTTTTTCAATAATCAAGAGTTGACGAATGTTGAAGAGTGGCTCTTGCAATTAGATTATGCAAAAAAAAGTGAAGTGATAGGTGCTGATAAAAGACTTGAGCAATTGGTTAATACGCTAACCAGTAAAATTTTACCCGACATAGAGTCAGTTAAGTTCGAGACTTCGAAGGATTTTAAATCTTTTGCATTATTCAAGACACCATACGGATGGATTCCATTAGAAGGTTTAAGTCATGGGTATCGGACAACTATGACTTGGGTGGTTGACCTCGCTAAGCGTATGTTCGACCGTTACCCGGAACTTGACAATCCGCTTCACGGCCCGGCTATTGTTCTGGTGGATGAAATTGATTTGCATCTTCACCCGGAGTGGCAACGTAAGATTATTAAGTACCTCAGCGATCTGTTTCCTAACACGCAGTTTATCGTTACTGCACATAGTCCGTTGATTGTGCAGTCAGCAGAGAATGTGAACTTGATTATGCTGGAGAAGGATGATGAGACAGGCAGTATTAACGTCCGCCAGCAGTTTGGGTCATTTCAGGGCTGGACGGTTGAAGAGATTCTGCGCGAGTTAATGGATATGGGCGAGAAAACGCGCTCAGACCGCTTCCTGAAACTTTTAGAACAGTTTGAGCAGGGGCTAAATGAAGAGAATTATGAGAAAGCTAAAGCCGCGTATGATGAGTTAGACAGCATTCTACACCCAGCAAGCAGCCAACGTAAGTTGTTGAGTATTCAACTATCTTCTTTAGTACCCGCATGA